In the Lentimicrobium sp. L6 genome, one interval contains:
- a CDS encoding nitrate/nitrite transporter, whose amino-acid sequence MKQKRPPWYFLVLLILAGESVFVVPFIIVRVFRPAVLEVFHLSNLELGFCFSILGVIAFFSYFFGGPLADKYPPRKLIAVALWMTALGGVYYYQIPGYTGLKILYGYWGFTTIFLFWAPMIKAARVWGGATSQGKAFGFLDGGRGLVGALFGALGLLIFSLLLGDDIQMSDAEETKKALKQVIMYSSIIVTIVGVFVWFFMKLDRQIEKEISIEKIQVSQIKEVLALPSVWLLMMIILCAYVGYKITDIISLYAQEVMLYDHVKSAQIGTFLLFMRMIIGTIIGLLADKTESTFLLIISFGLTLIASLAIALGFITASVTLLFILSILILSTGVYAARSLYFAVMEKGNIPVMLTGTAVGLVSLIGYAPDIFVGPIMGHLLDSSPGLKGHQHVFWILVLFSIMGSVAAFVYYQMFGRKKGSILK is encoded by the coding sequence ATGAAGCAAAAAAGACCGCCATGGTATTTTCTCGTATTACTTATTTTGGCTGGTGAGTCTGTTTTTGTGGTGCCCTTTATCATCGTAAGAGTATTCCGACCTGCAGTACTCGAAGTGTTTCATTTAAGTAATTTAGAACTCGGCTTTTGTTTCTCTATTTTGGGAGTTATTGCTTTCTTCTCTTATTTTTTTGGTGGTCCCTTAGCAGATAAATACCCTCCTCGAAAACTAATTGCAGTGGCACTATGGATGACAGCATTAGGAGGAGTCTATTATTATCAAATTCCGGGCTATACTGGATTAAAAATACTCTATGGTTATTGGGGTTTTACCACCATATTCTTGTTTTGGGCACCTATGATAAAAGCCGCACGAGTTTGGGGTGGTGCTACCTCACAGGGAAAAGCCTTTGGGTTTTTAGATGGCGGTAGAGGCTTGGTGGGCGCCTTATTTGGCGCTTTAGGTCTGCTCATTTTTTCTTTGCTTTTGGGTGATGATATTCAAATGTCTGATGCTGAAGAAACGAAAAAAGCTCTAAAACAAGTCATCATGTACTCTTCAATAATTGTAACAATAGTTGGTGTTTTTGTGTGGTTTTTCATGAAACTCGATCGTCAAATAGAAAAGGAAATAAGCATAGAAAAAATCCAAGTTTCCCAGATTAAAGAAGTTTTAGCTTTGCCTTCAGTCTGGTTATTAATGATGATTATTCTATGTGCTTATGTGGGTTATAAAATCACTGATATTATTTCTCTCTATGCCCAAGAAGTGATGCTTTACGATCATGTGAAATCTGCTCAAATTGGTACCTTCTTGCTATTTATGCGTATGATTATTGGAACTATAATTGGCCTATTGGCAGATAAAACAGAGAGTACATTTTTACTAATTATTAGTTTTGGACTTACTTTAATTGCTTCATTAGCCATAGCTCTTGGTTTCATTACAGCATCGGTAACTTTACTCTTTATACTCTCCATTTTAATATTGTCAACAGGAGTTTATGCCGCCAGATCTTTATATTTTGCAGTCATGGAAAAAGGAAATATCCCAGTGATGTTAACTGGAACGGCCGTAGGGCTAGTTTCTCTGATTGGATATGCTCCAGATATTTTTGTGGGTCCTATTATGGGCCATTTGCTCGATAGTTCACCTGGACTAAAAGGCCATCAACATGTATTTTGGATATTGGTTTTGTTTTCAATTATGGGTAGTGTTGCAGCTTTTGTTTATTATCAGATGTTTGGAAGGAAGAAAGGTTCAATACTAAAATGA
- a CDS encoding Crp/Fnr family transcriptional regulator has translation MHRLRTYIEQIAKVTDEDWSLFSACLFQQNFAKRQLILEAGQVENHISFIEEGMVRVFIPKEDPEKEITFGFSFKYEFISAYDSFLSREPSQYQLEALSKCSVWSISYEDLQKVYRHTKIGNLIGRLTAERLFLIKSNREQSLLNQSAEQRYLNLFNTRPALFESIPLKYIASYIGITPQALSRIRKKSL, from the coding sequence ATGCATAGATTGAGAACATATATAGAACAGATAGCAAAAGTTACCGATGAAGATTGGAGCTTATTCTCTGCATGTTTGTTTCAGCAGAATTTTGCAAAGCGTCAGCTGATTTTAGAAGCTGGGCAGGTTGAAAACCATATTTCTTTTATTGAGGAAGGCATGGTAAGGGTATTTATCCCAAAAGAAGACCCTGAGAAAGAAATCACTTTTGGTTTTAGTTTCAAGTATGAATTTATTAGTGCCTATGATTCTTTTTTAAGTCGTGAGCCTTCACAATACCAATTAGAAGCGTTAAGTAAATGCAGTGTGTGGAGTATATCCTATGAAGATTTGCAAAAGGTATATCGGCATACCAAGATTGGCAATCTTATTGGCCGCCTAACGGCAGAAAGGCTATTTCTCATTAAATCCAATAGAGAGCAATCTTTACTCAACCAAAGTGCCGAACAACGTTATTTAAACCTCTTTAACACCCGTCCAGCGCTTTTTGAGAGTATCCCCTTAAAATATATAGCTTCGTATATTGGAATCACTCCTCAGGCCTTAAGCCGTATTCGTAAAAAGTCTTTATAG
- a CDS encoding acyl-CoA desaturase, protein MAILLFFIVLWYGGLFFQTFFLHRYAAHQTFTMSRRAEKVSFVLTWIFQGSSYLSAYGYGIMHRMHHAYADTENDPHSPKYDKNLMKMMLRTKDNYQDINNKDVYVEEKFLINVPQWKSFDHFASSMLSRILWGALYFLFFLFFVTAWWQWLLLPLAFLMAPIHGAIINWFAHIYGYVNFKVNDTSKNLLPIDFLMMGESYHNNHHRNSGKPNFGGVRWHEIDPTYVVMKMLHSFKLIQLKRV, encoded by the coding sequence ATGGCTATTTTATTGTTCTTCATTGTATTATGGTATGGAGGATTGTTTTTCCAAACTTTTTTCCTTCATCGTTATGCTGCGCATCAAACTTTCACCATGTCGAGGAGGGCAGAGAAGGTAAGTTTTGTGCTGACTTGGATATTTCAGGGCTCCAGCTATTTGAGTGCCTATGGTTATGGAATTATGCACCGTATGCACCATGCCTATGCCGATACTGAGAATGATCCACACTCTCCTAAATACGACAAAAACTTGATGAAGATGATGTTGCGAACTAAGGACAATTATCAAGATATCAATAATAAAGATGTTTATGTGGAAGAGAAATTTTTAATTAATGTTCCGCAATGGAAATCCTTCGATCACTTTGCCAGTTCCATGCTGTCTAGAATTTTATGGGGTGCTTTATACTTTCTATTTTTCTTGTTTTTTGTCACCGCATGGTGGCAATGGCTGCTCCTGCCACTCGCCTTTCTCATGGCACCCATTCACGGTGCTATTATCAACTGGTTTGCTCATATCTATGGCTATGTAAATTTCAAGGTGAATGATACCTCTAAAAACCTCCTCCCTATAGATTTTCTAATGATGGGGGAATCTTATCATAATAATCATCACAGAAATAGTGGTAAACCCAACTTTGGTGGAGTGAGATGGCATGAAATAGATCCCACCTATGTGGTTATGAAAATGCTTCATTCATTTAAACTTATTCAGCTTAAAAGAGTTTAG